From the Lysinibacillus fusiformis genome, the window TAATTACCTTGCCAACGATGATGCTTATGGGTGTACCCGTCCATTCGGCTATTGGCGCGAATAAAGTGTCCAATATGGTAAGTGCTTTTTCAAGCTTTTATACGATTTATCAACGTAAGGAATTAGCCTGGACCGAAATGCGTTCGGTGTTACTTGTCTCTTTGATTGGTGGTACATTGGGGGGACTTTTCGCTTCATTCATGAGCAGTCAAACATTGACGTTCATTGCGATTATTTTACTTGGCTTTGCGCTTGTCATGTCCTTTATGGGTGGGGCTGATTTTGGCGACAAGGAACGCTTTACGATGAATCGAAAAAACGGTCCTATCCTTCTTGGGGTAGGCTTTTATGACGGCATGTTTGGCCCTGGCAGTAGTACATTGGCGCTTTATACATATGCACATGAGAAGATTTCCTATATTAAAGCAGTTGGGCTATCACGGGTAGGGGTATTTGCAATGTGCTCAGGAGCAGCGATTACCTATATTGCTACAGGGAAAATCGAATGGCCATTAACGCTTATTTTAATGATTGGCTCGACGATTGGTGCACAAATTGGGCTCGTGCTCGCGAGAAAAGTGAAAGCAAATCAGGTAAAGCTTTTACTGCGTATTGTAACGATTGTGCTGATCATACAGCTTGTTTATGATTTCATCCATCAGCTTTAGGAGGTGATTGTCCTGTTTGAAATTTCACCCTATCCAACCTTTTCGTGGTCGCTCTCGCGTCATAAAACATTGACAAGCTGCGCCCGCAAATATGGCTTTGAATATTACTTTTCACATAACGGATGGCTCAGCTACAATGTGGAGCCCTATCATCAACAGGTGTATCGCTTAAAAAAGCTACAATCAATGCCTATTTTATTTGGGCAAATTGTCCATCGATACATTGAGCAGGCCATTAATGATTATCTACAAACAGGTAAAGCTCCTACTGTAGAGGAGTTGATTCAATTGGCACGCGGGCAGCTTAATGCAGCCTTTATCGACTCCACTCGTCGTCTTGAATTTTGGAGACAAAAACCGAATAAATACTATATGATGCAGGAAATTTATTATCAAGGCACACTTTCTCCTGAGCTTGTGCAAGACTATAAAGAACGTTTACGACTTGTTTTTAGCCATTTTTTGATGAGCGAAACATTCCAGCAAATCACCTCACAAAAAGGCTCTCTCCGTATAGGGGAACCAGAGCAATTCCGCTCCATGAAAGTGGATGATGTCCAGGTATTCGTTGTTATGGACTTTCATTATTATGATGAACTGAGGGATAAATGGGTTATTGTTGACTGGAAAACGGGCGGGGAGTCTGATGATGACCGTCAGCAATTAGCGCTCTACGCTTACTATGTTCAGCAGAAATACCGTGTGTCTCTGGCGCAAATCGAGGTATATAATGAATATTTATTAACAGGAAAACGCAAGAAATATAGTTTTACTGACTTCGATATGGAGAATATTTTGTATACATTTCAGCGCAGTGTTTTAGAAATGAAAAAGTATCAGGCAGATATTTTCTCCAACGAGCCCGTAGACATCGAGGACTTTGAACAAACACAGGAAAAATGGCATTGTCGAGGCTGTAATTTTAGGGAGTTATGCGCGCCAATGTGAGTGAGAAAAAGAAGCGATTGCTAAAATAGCCACTCGCTTCTTTTTAAGTGATTTTAGATAAATGAGCTTTGTGCTTTTTTAATAAAATAAAGAAAAATTAATTGCACAAGCGCAACTATTAGAAACATGAGGCCCAAAATAACGAATGAGATCAATTTACTTTCAGGTGTTTGTGCAATCCCAGCACCATCAACATTCATTGCCCCAATAAATACGGCAATGCCAGAAAAGATCAATAACCATACAATATTTACAGCCCACCAAATTATTTTCATACCCAACATAAACATCCTCTTTCTTCTTGTAGTTCCCTCTTATTGCTTTATTATATCAATTTACCTTAATTTTGGAAATTTTCTACAGCCTTCAGACGGATTGACGATAAAATTGATGTTTTTCACAGGCTTCATTCCTTCTTCAGGGGATATATGGTAAATTTGGTATGTACATATTTTTGTATGTCACCTAGCCATTTTCTAGAAAGGAGGCAGCATATGGTTAACAATAAAAAGGCGTTTATCGGGTCAATCGTTATTTTGGGTATATGTATGTGTCTATTTTTTCCGTATCCCTACAATGAAGCGATGATTGCACATACTACATTCATGTCAATTCCCATCGAAACACAGGATGGATACGTGTTACTTGGCATTTTTTGCTCGATTTTATTTATAATCGCCATGATTATACTACTTAGGAGCATAAACAAATATCTTTTTCGAACATTTGTCATCGTAGTATTACTCTATTCATTTTTACCCCATTTGCTCATTATGGCATATCAAGAAACCTTTGCTAGTGGCATTATGGCCATTTCATATAAAGGAGACGGTAACTGTCATTTTGATATGGTGGGAAAAGACTTAATGAATGGGGAATGCACCCTTGTATTACATAATCGAAGCAATGAAGCAGTGTCCTTTGATTTACAATTTATCGATACGAATTTTTTTAAAGATGATGAGCGTATGACTTCGCTTATGAATATTGCAGGGCCATATCATGTGACAATCGAGGCCAATCGTGAAAAATCTATTCATCTAAAGGAATTACTCGATGTAACAAATGTCCCTAATCATATATATAGTGGGGGCTCCTCCAAGGTACATGTTCAATTAAGGGACGGAGACAATGAAAGAACCTTATAGATAGGCGATGAGGGGAAAA encodes:
- a CDS encoding PD-(D/E)XK nuclease family protein, producing MFEISPYPTFSWSLSRHKTLTSCARKYGFEYYFSHNGWLSYNVEPYHQQVYRLKKLQSMPILFGQIVHRYIEQAINDYLQTGKAPTVEELIQLARGQLNAAFIDSTRRLEFWRQKPNKYYMMQEIYYQGTLSPELVQDYKERLRLVFSHFLMSETFQQITSQKGSLRIGEPEQFRSMKVDDVQVFVVMDFHYYDELRDKWVIVDWKTGGESDDDRQQLALYAYYVQQKYRVSLAQIEVYNEYLLTGKRKKYSFTDFDMENILYTFQRSVLEMKKYQADIFSNEPVDIEDFEQTQEKWHCRGCNFRELCAPM
- a CDS encoding sulfite exporter TauE/SafE family protein codes for the protein MEYLLFLLIGIIGNVIGTLVGGGGLITLPTMMLMGVPVHSAIGANKVSNMVSAFSSFYTIYQRKELAWTEMRSVLLVSLIGGTLGGLFASFMSSQTLTFIAIILLGFALVMSFMGGADFGDKERFTMNRKNGPILLGVGFYDGMFGPGSSTLALYTYAHEKISYIKAVGLSRVGVFAMCSGAAITYIATGKIEWPLTLILMIGSTIGAQIGLVLARKVKANQVKLLLRIVTIVLIIQLVYDFIHQL
- a CDS encoding DUF3923 family protein, producing MLGMKIIWWAVNIVWLLIFSGIAVFIGAMNVDGAGIAQTPESKLISFVILGLMFLIVALVQLIFLYFIKKAQSSFI